The genomic stretch TGAGCAAGGCCATCATTTGCGATTGAAGTTCCGGCGAACCGAGAGCGCCCTGTGGAGTGTAATTCTTCAATTCGCAGCCGAGGTATCGTGATGGAATTCGCGCGGCTGCATAAAGCTGTTCGACGCTGGACGTATTGTCCCGGCTTCGACAACGGCAGCGACGCACGTAGTGCTGGTCTGTATACTCCCAACCCGTGCCGTGGCAGAAGCTGCATTCCGTTGGTTGCACTCGCGCTGTCTCTTTCAACATCGGCTTGCCTTTTGTGTACCCGTACCAGTTTTCAGTCCGCGAGGCATTATAGGAAAGTCTTTCAGACCGTGCAACTGATTTCATCATCGAGCCGACTTTTCTGTTCAATGTATTGAATCGTCCTCAACCACCGGCCTATAATCCCCCGCTGTATGGCATCACGCATAACGATTGATGAGCAACTCGAACAATTGCGCTATGGATGTGTGGACCTGATCCGCGAAGTTGACCTCAGAAATAAGCTCATACGAGCTGAGCAAACCGGTCGCCCGTTGCGGGTGAAATTAGGCGCTGATCCGACGGCGCCGGATTTGCACCTTGGGCACACGGTGGTATTGCAAAAGCTGCGACAGTTTCAGCAACTTGGCCACACCGTCATTTTTCTTATCGGCGATTTCACCGGCATGATCGGTGATCCTACGGGACGCTCAGCCACGCGACCGCCGTTGTCACGTGAGGAGATTCTGGCCAATGCAGAGACCTACAAACAGCAAGTGTTCAAGCTACTCGATCCGGATCGAACCATCATTGATTTTAATTCTCGCTGGCTCGGTGCCCTGACCAGCGAAGACTGGATTCGGTTGACCGCTAAAGTCACGGTCGCGCAGATACTGGAGCGAGATGATTTTCAAAAACGGATGCAGCAAGGCGTCTCCATCAGCCTGCACGAACTTTTGTACCCGGTGGCCCAAGCGTATGATTCTGTCGCGCTGCAAGCTGATGTCGAGTTGGGCGGCACCGATCAGAAATTCAATTTGCTGGTTGGCCGCGACCTGCAACTGAAAATGGGACAAGAACCCCAGGTGGTCATCACGGTCCCTCTGCTCGTTGGCACCGATGGTGTACAGAAGATGTCCAAGTCGTACGGCAACTACATCGGCATCAATGAACCGCCGGATCAAATCTACGGCAAAGTCATGTCCATCTCCGATGACGTGATGTGGACCTATTGGGCGTTGCTGACGGGCATTTCATCGCAAGGACTAAAAACATTGCAGGAGCAAGTTGAAACCGGCCGACTCTCGCCGCGTGATGTCAAAGCTGCGCTGGCGCAGAAGCTCGTCAGTCAATTCCACTCCGAAGCGGCTGCGCGACAAGCCGCCGAACAGTTTGACCGCGTCTTTCGTGAGAAACAGGCGCCCGAGACAGTTCCTATGATGGAGCTCGTCGTTGAGCAAAATCCTATGGAGGTCGCCCGGTTACTCCTGGTCACTCAGTTGGCCTCCTCTATGCGAGAGGCTCGGCGACTGATTGAACAAGGCGGCGTCTCTATCAATCATGAACGCGTCAGCGATGTGAAAGCGGTCATAGACCTCAACGAAACGCGAGAGATTCTCTTGAAAGTCGGCAAACGACGATTTCTCAAGGTACGAGCGCAATCACGGTGAAGCACGCCGCCGGTTCGGTTTGATTGCATGACGAGTGATGGCGAGCGGAATGCCACCGTACACGCGAATAATCTTCTGAACCGGGCTTGGCATGATTGCATGACGAGTGATGGTGAGCGGAATGCCACCGTACACGCGAATAATCTTCTGAACCGGCTTGGCATGATTGCTTGACGAGTGATGGTGAGGGGAATGCCACCGTACACGCGAATAATCTTCTGAACCGGGCTTGGCATGGTTGCTTGACGAGTCATGATGACCCCACTAGAATAACCGCGCCCATGAATTGTTTGGGGATGTGACGGAACTGGCAGACGTGCGGGTCTCAAAAACCCGTGGGGTATCCCCCCGTGTGGGTTCGACTCCCACCATCCCCACCACACGCTCATCCTGGATGAAGCCACTGAGATCATAGAGTCCACCGAGAGCCTTCTGAGTTCTCTGTGCCCTCTGTGGCCATTTTGGGTAGAGAACAAACTTGATCTTGTAGCATCCTTAGGAATAGAATCTTGCTTCCTTCGTAGGGAGCAAGACTCACATAGATGGTTGTTGCTGGACATTCCGAGGATACGAAAGCGAGGGAATTCATCTGCTGTAATCCGATGCTGCCAGGCAGCCGGTGGCGGCAGCCTGTAGGAAGACAAGATGCCGAGCTAAGATCGCACATTGCCGCTCGATCCGTTCAGGTTCAGCCATGCTTTTGGGTTCCATGAACATGGTCTTTTTCGCTGCTCTTGCTATAAGCCCTACTGTTGTTCGGACTCCTGCCGCCGTTGCAGACAAGCACACAGGTAGCGAGATTCTATTCCAACCCAATCACCGGCGACACTCGATTCCGGTTGACGCTACAAAGCAGCTCCGTTTAGAATCTCCCCGGCTTTTTCAGGAGGCGTGGGTAGCTCTGTATAGTTGCTGCTGGAGTGTCTGTATGGAGAACCCAATGGTGAAACGGTTCATCCCGCCTGATCGTGCATCGGCACGCAGCAGTGGGTGGCAGACTGCGGTCAGCTACCGGAAGTCCGTTAGCCCACCGAAACTCAAGCTCGTGGATCAGGTGCGTCAGGCGTTGCGGGTGGCGGGGTCCCCTTGGCAGATACACTGGCTCGGAAGTATCCAAACGCCTCTCGTGAATGGCGCTGCCAGTGGAAGTTCCCGCAGGAATCGCCCATGAGCCTACGCTCGCCACGAAGGATGAAAATGGTTATTTTCAGAGGAATCGCCGATGTGCAACAGCGCGCCACGAAGGATGAAATACAATTCTTTCGTGAGGTGCGTGTGTTTCGTGGGCTATTTTCAGATGAGTTGTTCATGTCGTGTGGACGATGCCCAGAAACGATGAAAAACGCCCCAGGCGGGAACGCCTGTGCCACTTTTTCTGAGGAGTTCCACATGTCGTCCGGGACGACGCCCAGAAACGATGAAAAACGCCACAGGCAGGAATGCCTGTGCCACTTTTTCTGAGGAGAGCAGCGGGGTGTTATATAGAAAACCATATAACACTCCGAAGAAGTTGCAGAAACAAGATGAGCTCGTTGGCAGAGAACTTAAGAACCGATACGCACCGGTGTTGTAGGCCGCCAACGAGCGACCTCAAGGTGATATTCTAACCAAGGGTTGGGCGTCGATATGAGCCGCCCGTCAGTTTCGACCGGCCCTTTGGGGGTGATCGAATGGCGCACGAGATATGAACGTTCGGGAACTGATCAAGCGACATCAGGGCATTGAGATCCGCGTCTCCGCGGGGTCCGGCAGCCGTGATGATCCTTACGTGCTAGAAAAGTGTGACGTACAAGAAGCAGCGTTGACTCAGATGAATCTGCTGCGAGCAATCGGACGCGGGCTTGGCGAACTTTGGCGCATTGTCGAGTGGGCACCTTGCAGCATCGGTTCTGCTAACGAGCTAATTCGTATTGACACCGTTCGTTTCACGCAAATGGAGATCGAGACCATGACGCGCGCAGTGTTTTTCGACACGCGCGCCGTAGCGGGTGCGCCGCACCGGCTACATCCACTGATTTGTTGGCGCGGGCCTGCTGGTACTCCAGTCCTGCCATATGAGCTAGGTTGGCTGCACTTCGACAAAGTGCTTGATAACGCCCGTTCCGGCGAATCTTTCGATCAAACGATTCAGTATAGCGGCGCGGGTGCGAAGGCAGCCGTTTACGTATACAAGCGGTCCGGTGCACGCGTTGCGGAACTTGAACGGGCCGCAACAATAATCCTCAATCTCAACCCCGGGATCGTAGACCCATGGCCGGTCGTCGAAGTCGGGCCGTTCGCGGTCAAGAGTTTTCTTTTGGGCAAGGATTTGACGATGCTGGGTGTTGCGGTTTGTGATTCCTACTTTGTGAAAGTGCGTCTTACGTTCGAAGACGACCTTAAGATGCGGGAGCTGATGACGTTCACCTTGAATGTCCTGGTGGCCTGCGTGCAGCAGGCTTCGGCCACAAAGCAGTGAGCGCATCGTCGCCTAACCGCTGGTTGCAGGCGACGCGCATGAAGCCGCGCGTGCCTGAACCGGACCGTTAGGCAGCTATGAAGCGAGCACGATGCTTAACTGGTTGCCATGCCTGATGCTTTTCTTACGAAGACTACAACTATTGAGGGGGTGAAGGAAGTAATTCGTAAAATTGCATCCGTTTGTTTGTTTGTTTGCCTTGCC from Blastocatellia bacterium encodes the following:
- the tyrS gene encoding tyrosine--tRNA ligase; amino-acid sequence: MASRITIDEQLEQLRYGCVDLIREVDLRNKLIRAEQTGRPLRVKLGADPTAPDLHLGHTVVLQKLRQFQQLGHTVIFLIGDFTGMIGDPTGRSATRPPLSREEILANAETYKQQVFKLLDPDRTIIDFNSRWLGALTSEDWIRLTAKVTVAQILERDDFQKRMQQGVSISLHELLYPVAQAYDSVALQADVELGGTDQKFNLLVGRDLQLKMGQEPQVVITVPLLVGTDGVQKMSKSYGNYIGINEPPDQIYGKVMSISDDVMWTYWALLTGISSQGLKTLQEQVETGRLSPRDVKAALAQKLVSQFHSEAAARQAAEQFDRVFREKQAPETVPMMELVVEQNPMEVARLLLVTQLASSMREARRLIEQGGVSINHERVSDVKAVIDLNETREILLKVGKRRFLKVRAQSR